A stretch of the Massilia sp. W12 genome encodes the following:
- a CDS encoding vWA domain-containing protein yields the protein MRHTLLTLSLLSMFACSGAALAQDEAKHISAPQTERKIELVFVLDTTGSMGGLLEGAKSKIWGIVNDIMQKRGGKAQVKVGLVAYRDREDAYVTKVTPLSANLDEVYAQLMSFKAEGGGDMPEDVRSAMHDALQKTGWSKKAADTSQILFLVGDAPPHDDYRNVPDTIASAKEARRLGMIVNTIQCGNIRETTRPWREIAQYGGGEYFAIAQDGGVQSIATPYDAELAKYGAQMGDTYYAYGGAAMERSEKRAKQAKMESSLAAAAPKAAMAERAVNKALNSSAYEESDLLQQLESGKLSMDKLQESDLPEELRKLSAAERKAKLEKMLAERKELKQKILELNKQREQFLAKAQREQDKKAGKAGFDQAVSDALGKQIK from the coding sequence ATGCGTCACACATTACTTACACTGTCCCTGCTCTCGATGTTTGCCTGCAGCGGCGCAGCGCTGGCCCAGGACGAGGCGAAACATATCAGCGCGCCGCAAACTGAGCGCAAAATCGAACTCGTGTTTGTGCTCGACACCACCGGCTCGATGGGCGGCTTGCTGGAAGGCGCGAAAAGCAAAATCTGGGGCATTGTGAACGATATCATGCAAAAGCGCGGCGGCAAGGCGCAAGTCAAAGTCGGCTTGGTGGCGTATCGCGACCGTGAAGACGCGTATGTCACCAAAGTCACACCCTTATCCGCCAATCTGGATGAGGTGTATGCGCAGCTGATGTCATTCAAGGCCGAGGGCGGCGGCGATATGCCGGAAGATGTGCGCAGCGCCATGCATGACGCCTTGCAAAAAACCGGCTGGAGTAAAAAGGCCGCCGACACCAGCCAGATTCTGTTTTTAGTGGGCGATGCGCCGCCGCATGATGATTACCGCAATGTGCCGGACACCATCGCCAGCGCCAAGGAAGCGCGCCGCCTGGGCATGATTGTGAATACGATTCAATGCGGCAATATCCGCGAAACCACCCGCCCCTGGCGTGAGATTGCGCAGTATGGCGGCGGCGAATATTTTGCGATTGCGCAGGATGGCGGGGTGCAATCCATCGCCACACCATATGATGCCGAGCTGGCCAAATATGGCGCACAAATGGGCGACACTTATTATGCCTATGGCGGCGCGGCGATGGAGCGCAGCGAAAAGCGCGCCAAGCAGGCGAAAATGGAATCCAGTCTGGCGGCCGCGGCCCCCAAAGCGGCAATGGCCGAGCGTGCGGTGAATAAGGCGCTCAACAGCAGCGCTTATGAGGAGTCGGATTTATTGCAGCAGCTCGAAAGCGGGAAATTGAGCATGGATAAATTGCAAGAAAGCGATTTGCCGGAGGAGTTGCGCAAATTATCCGCCGCCGAGCGCAAAGCGAAGCTGGAGAAAATGCTGGCCGAGCGCAAGGAATTGAAGCAAAAGATTCTGGAATTGAATAAGCAGCGCGAGCAATTCCTGGCCAAAGCGCAGCGCGAGCAGGATAAAAAAGCCGGCAAGGCCGGCTTTGATCAGGCAGTCTCGGATGCTTTAGGCAAGCAGATCAAGTAA